A region from the Methanofollis liminatans DSM 4140 genome encodes:
- a CDS encoding GTP-binding protein codes for MGEGKLKLCVFGTFNAGKSSFVQALDPHTRHIEANCPGGTTTVALDFGRVRIGERMVYLFGTPGQERYEFVRQILARGMDGAIIIVDSTAAPDDMTRKLLAWLKDQGVPVVLMLNKCDLPGSSPSRFAHEIGDAAVHLISAKNGENVHEALSSFVGTIVG; via the coding sequence ATGGGAGAGGGGAAACTCAAACTCTGTGTCTTCGGCACCTTCAACGCCGGCAAATCCAGTTTCGTCCAGGCGCTCGATCCCCACACGCGGCATATCGAAGCGAACTGCCCGGGCGGAACCACGACGGTCGCCCTTGATTTCGGCAGGGTGCGGATCGGAGAGCGGATGGTCTACCTCTTCGGGACCCCGGGCCAGGAACGCTACGAATTCGTCCGCCAGATCCTTGCGCGTGGGATGGACGGTGCGATCATCATCGTGGATTCAACGGCCGCCCCCGACGATATGACCAGAAAACTCCTTGCCTGGCTGAAAGACCAGGGCGTGCCGGTGGTCCTGATGCTGAACAAATGCGACCTTCCCGGCTCCTCGCCCTCCCGTTTTGCGCATGAGATCGGGGATGCCGCCGTCCACCTCATTTCAGCAAAGAACGGCGAGAACGTGCACGAAGCGCTCTCGTCATTCGTGGGCACCATTGTCGGGTGA